AagtaacaaagaaacaaatatacatCTTAAAAAACATATCAGCCCTATTTAATACAGTGTATGTGTATTAAATCTCTTTTCAAtctattaatttcatttttcaacagaAACTGACATATTAAGAAAGTTTACACATCCTATAAGCAAGGTTGTGAGTATGACCTAATACTCACTGAAACAACACACTTGTTCATAACACACTGAAAGACAACAGCTGAATTCCATATTGTAACTCCCTGTCTGCCAAATGCTTCTGAAGACAGAGTTGGAGCAAGGGCTGTATTAATTAACAACAGAAGAGACAGTTTCTACACTTGCTAGGAGAACTAATATCACATTAAGGACAccttaaaagacaaaaaaaaagaggggggggagaggtggCTGGACATCACAGAGTGGCAGCTTTCTACCCTACAATCTCATTCTCTTGTCTCTCAGAGACAAAGATATTTCTGCAGCAGTAAAGATTTCTGGCTCCATGAGGATAgttgtttctcatttaaaagcaaaacagaactcCACAGAAAGTCAGGAGCTCCACTCTTTCACTAATTTCtctttgatttaaaatacagaagtaaaaaactgcatattcttttctttgtgttactTTGTGCATATGGTCATTTGTTGTACAAGTTTGGCTTTAGAAAACTGGAAAGTCATTTAACAGAAAAGATAATTATTTACAACCAGCCAGTTGTAAGCTCCAGTTGCTTTTCTCCCCTGTTGATCACATAGGGTTCCAAGCATCAACTCTAAACACTTATTTACCATGcttatttcataaaaaacaCCTTTACTTAAAGCTATCACTGATCATTTAGTaccaataaagaaaacaaataccaaaGTAAAAGTGGGAAAAATGGATGCCAACAAAATATCAATAGCTGTACAATACTGCTTTTAACAGTGTATTTGCAATGCACATTGACAAATTCGCAGATGCTGAGTTCGTATGTGACCTCTAGTGGTCATTTTGTATAATTACCACCAGggtgaaattttaataaatcaCAAGCCTCACAGAAAACATCCAAGATTACCAGCTACATTAAGATAAAGGATACAAAAGAAATGTTAGACTAGTTTAAAGTATTTGTGGGAGGTTTTCAACTTAACTGAAAATTTTAAGCGAAACTTTAATGCGTATCAGTCCTACGTTTTACCTCTGAGTCCACAAAATGCCGTTGATAGTAATAGAAACCTCTTCGACAAAGGTTGCAGTGGTTCAAAGCAGTCTTCAAGAAATATCTTCTATAAATTTGGTGCCATGTGTCTTTTATCTAGCAAAAAAACCagtacttaaatatatttttaaattatatactACAGAATATGACAAATTATGCTGCTCTTGGCATGATGCAATCTTAACATTGAGAATACATTTTTGAGTCATGCAAATTAATTTGCTAGTTAAACCAGATTAAAGCatagagaaatatttaatgggtcttatataaacaaaaatgtctatcttttcttcattttctccataTTTATGTTCTAGTTCTTCAAAATTAAACACACTTAGAAAGCaaggctgttaaaaaaaaaagttgcttagCACTCATACAGCAGATGTGAATTACTATGCTGACCTTTAAAACTGGGAGATGATAAATGCTGTATAAGAAACAGGCAACAGTTATTTATATAACTTTTCTACTGTGAATAAACACACGCATGAATATCAAAGATGTAGCTGAagttactgcagaaaaaaatcactgttaaaACATCCACATCTATTACTTAttgtttgaattttcatttagttaaaaattaatctttaattAGATAAAAGGTTTAATTGTAGTTAAGAGCCTTACACTGCAAAAAGATAAATCAttttacagaacattttaaaccCACATTACATTCCCTCAGGGCACTctaataaaactgcattttgcaaGTGTCTTTACAAAATTCCCCTCTCTTGGATGTAATTATGAACTGTATATATAACCACAATGAAAGCTTAGGAATGTGCAACATGTTTTTATCATATCTTGCTCATAAGGGCCTTGATTCCACTGTATAACATATgaacaataattttaaacaagCCTTGTCACAATTCAGgcctgtgctgctggtgagAAAATCTGCTCAGCAGATTCTGAGTTCAGTCTGAACTGACAGATTCCACAGTGTTGTACTGCACTTGTCTGACAGCCAACAGAAGTGTGTGAATTGCGTGCAAGCAGTCATTAGTAATCCATTTGCAAACATCTGGACTACAAACTCAGTATTTAGACACAATCCTTTGTATACTATATAGAAAGAACATCCAAATGTTCATAGGGAGCTTCCATATGTTTTATCACAATGGCATCTTACCAGACAGGGGTCCACTGTTATTCCTCTTGCTTCAAGATTCTTTCTGACAGTTGTCACTTCATCATTTGCCAGATAAGCTGCATGTTCTTCATTGCATTTGATTAACTTCTCaagttcattttttgtttcattacgAATATTCTAGGATAAGAATGATTAGTTGGAACTGATTATTATAGATTTGGAGATCATAATCACCTCCTCAATAAACAATCTCCTAATAAGCCAGTGTCAAATACCTCTGACACTATTACATTTATGTGATCCAAGTGTATTTGTGTACATACATCTAATACAAAGTAACTTTAAATGgctaattttctattttttttcctgttcattatGCACAGAAGTATAGGAGAGGAATGgaaggttagaaaaaaaaaaaaatcaaagctgttagccttctttcctcttcaggAGTATCAGCTAGTGTGGTTCACATTCATATATTTAATTACATgattctgctgctctgcaaactCCTGTTTAGTTTTGAACTGTATCTGCCCCCTGCAGTAGACATACAACCAAAAATTTACAAGAAATTTTGtgccattttattttgatactaactggaggaggaaaaaaataatcagaacaaAAACCAGACCATAGGCTTTCTGACACCAGTGAGAACTGTCAGCTTTGCTTATCAGCTAGCAAAAAGTCTTTACGGTCTTTAGCTCACCAGACTATATCTTTAAGTTGTTGTTCATTAAATTCAAGTAAGTTAGGCTGAAATGACTGCCTTTCTCCCAGACCTGGCTGCACAGTTGACTGTAAAACTCCTTCCTCTGAAACAAATTACTTTCTAGTGTATTCTGTTAAATTTTACTTACTTCTTTAAAGTATGATTCAGTTTGAGAAATATCTAGAAAAAGTAACATAAAAAGCCCATCATCACTGGGCACTGAAAGGAAGGTGCtatttaaattcaaatgaaGCAAATTCCAAAAGAGTAAATAAGAGAGGTTATGATGAAAACAGTCAATCAGAACATACAACTGTGACAACACCAGTGATAATGCTATCACATATCAATGAAATCCGAATGGAGCACAATAGAAAACTGCACAAGACTTCTGCTTAAAAGTGACTTCCACCCTCTTTTCATCAATTTATCTttactgaaagaataaaatccaGGTCAATAGTATAATAGTACAGATGTAATTCAACTGAAGAAGACAGTTTACAAACCAGTATCTATCTTAAGATGAAACAAATATATAGAAATCTAGATGTTGTAATaattaaaacttaattaaaagcaagaaCAATTGCAAAGTATTTAAACCTAAGAGTGTTTTTGAAATCTTAAATTCTGTGAAGAGGGTtggtatttttgaaaactgacCTAGTAACAATCAAAGTTTTCTAAATgtaaggaacttttttttttttttttcctattttttacctttacttttttttttttctttatattcttcCCCTGTCCCTCTTCTTTTTACCTGTTCTTTGGTGCGGCCTATCCAATACATCcacctttttttccagtctggACCCACCATATCTTCAATAACAGATTcagctaaagaaaagaaacatgataTTATCACATGAAATATATGCAAACAGCCAAATTTACAGTTCTAAAAATAGACTCGAGATGAAGAATGGATATTTTGTGCCACGAgtcaggtattttttttaattaatattttaaaatgactgccAATGGGCACTGGTAGATATTTCAAGGAAATATATAAGAAACGTGCCATCTCTCCACTAAGACAGCCTTCTTTACAGCTTCCATGTTCCAAGTGATGAGTTTCAAATCTTGTTGCAACTTGCATCAAAATTAATTATACTTGATAACCATAATTGGACCAaccattttatatatttctgtgcCATTTTTTGATTCTCTATCTCTCTATCATTTATCTACTGGTTGCCTTATTTGTTACAAAAGGAAGAACACTACTAGCTTATTCAGGCTGCATTTTGACCAGTATTTGCATCACTATCAGCGCAACTTTAAACTGTCTCTACTATCTCAGCGCAAGATTTTGTATGAGCACAACTGCAGTGATGAGAAAATTGGCCCAGATTAAAAAGAACACGACTAGAATACATCGCACAACTCACTGTCTTTGAGGCGACTTTGGAGCGTCTCTTCCATGAAGTGAATAGCTGCATCCCACTGCTGTTTATCCGATATCGACCGATCTTCTAAGGCATTGTGCTGGATCACTCGCTGCAATACAGAACATCTTTTTAGcataaaataagtaatttattCAGGatttagtaaaacaaaacaaaaagccaaaaaccccataaaaccacaaaaaagcAATATAGCAACACAGAACTAATTCTGATATCCTCTTCACCTTTTGATGTCCACAACAACAGCATTTACTGGACACACATGATTTATCCAAAAGGCAGTTTTCCAAGcactaacaaaaatattttcttgtgcCTTTAATTTGACCCTTTGGTATAGCCTAGCATaagtaatgttaaaaaaaaaaaaaaaaaaaaaatgcaacagacaACATGAAGTCCCACTAGATTGTGGAATCTATAAAAATAGCAgtaaaattttgttgttttatgtgGCTATACTTAACAGAGCAAATAAGCTAATACTGTAATACTGAACAATTCTCACAtttaaagaatacaaaaatactGAACATGCAACTTAAGTCAAATGATTTCAACAGCACTTAGCAATAGTATGAAAAACCCACTACATTATACCAGACTATCCTCTGCTCTCTCATTCCATTTATGTCGCTTAATACTTTCTTCTTTGACAGCTTGTTTCAGTTTATCAAAGATATCATCATGCTCTTTTCCTTTGGGTTCTGTCATGAAACGGGAAAATTCTTCTTGCAATGTCTCCCATGCAACCTAGAAAGTCAGAAGACAACACCTACTGAAGCAGACCACTATACCATGCACCAACCTGTGAAGGAACATTTACTATAGTTCCTACAACAATTTGCATACATTCTAAAAGCAAAGTACAATCATAAGTCACTGacttttcctttgctgtcttATCCATTACTACAAGGTCAACAATGAAGTTTACTTCATTATGTTGCAAGTTGAATTCTGTTAAACTTGCATACACCTATAAAATATGAACATACCTAGTTCGAAGGAGCtgtttaagctttttttttcttctgttttaacagaaaaatttgtcagaagaacaaaatatgATGTTCATGCTGTACGTTCTTCTTGACATCAAGACTGTGCTAGCCTTCTCTGACATGTAAGCTGGTAAGAACTGCAAATAGACTTTCAAACCATCAGTTTACTTCTCTGGACCTACGCTTGCATTTTAACAAACTTtacacagatatatattttttaattttaaataaaaggcattgtaaaatgaaaatgaagcacagcTTTATTTACAGAGCTGAAATATCTTAATCCACTTAAATTCTAACCTCTACTGCTTTATTAGGCAGTTGCTTGTCAGTCCACTGCTTCAGTTTGATGTCCACAGTTGTGTTAAATGTCCCTGAGTTCAtggtctgtgctgctggaaggtAGATATTCTCAATCACGTGTGTAGATACCCTCTCCCATAATGTCTTCTGAAGAATCTCTTCCCTAAAATAGAAAGTTATAATATCTATAATGGCCTCCAAAACAAAACCGTCTAAATGGTGTGCATTCAATTTTGCAGAAACACTGACAAAGGACTACAGACCACAGGAAACACTCCTTAACGCCAGTGCACAACTTCAACCCAAACCCAGCTGGAATTACGGACGGAGCTACACAATGTTTTTGGTAGAAAAGACAGCTTCAGAAGTTCACTTCAACAAGACTTTTGGCTCCTACTGCACGATAAGGGTTTCTTGCACATTTTAACTCTAACAGTATAACCATGCAAACTGTGTGTGTCCATATGCATGGCAGGTGGGGGAATGTTAACGGGTCAGACCGTAAAGCATTGAAATGATTTGACTTAGAAGTCCACACTCCCATAACAAAGCACGTGGggtttgtttctgttgtattctgaacttttttttggggggtgcgGAGGGGACATGCCAACAAACATCCCAGATTTGATAAATAATGAATCAAGTTGAGAAGTTCAACCTACCCAATCCACAACATAAAATGAACTTTAGCACCTATTACACAGAAAATAGCAGCAAATACCAAAATGGCAAAACTGCATTATATTTGGACTAGAAGAGGAATCCAGACTAATACAGTGCTTACACCACTCTTCTCTGATCATAATTGCATGCCTGGACTTATTTAATGACATTAAGTGCCAGACATATTACCTTGGTTATTAATCAATAACCAAGTGCCAGTTCAATTCAGGTCACTGAAGGCAAAGGCATTAAAGGAAACTTTGTAATTGCCTGTTATGAAACAGGCTGTCAAAGTAATCCTTTTCATTGGCCATTCTCCTCTAAGACTGCATGTAGAGTGACTTTACTATGAAGTGATGCTACACTTAAAATACTTAGGGTAAGTTCTCTCTTTCTCATACCTAAGTGTGCCTTACAGAGAAGTAGGGTAGCATAGAAAGGTGGTACTTTGTTTTGTCTACCAATGAGACAGCTGTTTTTACAGACAAGAATTATATCATCTTTCAACTTAGAAGTCTCCAATTCACAGGGACACAAATCATTTCTTCCCCTCGACAAGGCGCTATGTATTATTTTGACATGCACGCTGGTAAGCCCAAAACAGGAAGCTAAACGGAATTACTGACTTCAAATGAACATCTTCAACATGACCATTCCCTTTCATCTCAATAGATATTTCAAGAGAATCATAAAAATATCTATTGTTAATTATACTGTATattgaaacaacaaaacaaagcattaacTGGCATTATATAATTTTTGTCAATGGATTCTACAGGTATTTGTGAATCTGGATACTTCTACACcgagaaaagaaataataatacattgtcctaagaaaaacagtttcctAACTATATCAGATAATTTTATTAGTAAACCCTTTATATTTTAACAGTAAATTCTGTTAGTCaaccaaaaagcagaaaagctatCATACCAGTGCTTTGGTGTAACCTGAGTCAAACTTATGACTTCATCAAGAATCTCATTCTTCGCCTTTTCAAATAGTTCATTctatgcaaaaggaaaaacaggaaatacgattttattttaagtacagTTTGACCACATTTTTATGTAAAGAGtaacaaaaaactttttctttgggCCTTTAAGCCTAAAATGGTACCTTCTGATCATGTTCTGGACAATGTATGTGCTTGTCATAAGCTACCCTGGTTTACCATGCATCTTCCCACCCATCTCTTGCATGCCTCTGGCCAGGCATGGCATTTGAATATTCAGGGTCTCTATAAAAGAATTAGAGAATGGGATCATAATTGTTTTGTTACTCTGTCTGTTGGAAAGAGCACGGAATGTAACGTCTCTTTGTCAGTTCTATTAATCATGATCACAAAGAAACAGATGTATTCCTATGGGCAGTTTAGGTCAATTAACTGTATACTAGATAAGTGAAGGACTTGTTAAGCATTAAATTACTACAACTTTGAAGTGTGCTATGGGAGAACTCACTGTTTCCTTCCCCTAGAATAGTTTACACTGTCCTTACATTTTAAAGTGTTGGTAATTTATGCTAATTTTAAGAAACCTTTACAAATGAGATTAAAGGGCATGAATTTTATCCCCCAGTCTTCAAAGCACTTTGTAGCAAACAAATTAAACCAGTAGTGTAATTTACCCTGTCAAGCTCTCGCAACCGGGGGTAATTGTTCTTCCATTCAGTCTCAAGATTGAAACGTGTGGCTgcaaagagaaatcagaaaacaggctttaactttttaaattgtcTACAGGCACTTCATgactattttaaaagtttagaaGTTACTAAAATTGCAACAAATATTGCTTATGACAAACCTTCCAAATACTTCAAGAGCATCTataaatgaatgattttttttcaccatctGTGCTCATACATTGTGTCTACATATTGCAGGATTTACACATCACAAAGTGGAAAGGGTATCAAGAGTCCCATTCAACTTACAACTCTGCACTGACCCTGTGCAGATCTGACTGATCAGATGGTATCTGTACTTAGAATGCTATTTCAAACAACATTTGAAGGTAGCGAAAGAATTGTGCTTTGCCCCCAGAAACcttcaatttgttttcttcataattaTTGACTCCTCCGGGTTTTATAGCAAGTCCTTTACagcatgaattatttttattgtgcttttgtaaatattaaatgaagCAGTTATCATTTCATGAGAAGTTGTCATCATACAAAACAATTGTCCAAGCACAACGGCAAAACACCATTATGTGCTTGTGGAAGAGCAGTTGTAACAAGTTGCTATTTCACTTTGTCTTTTGAAGTCGATGTTTACCTTTAAAAGCATCTGCTTGCTGCTCCACAGACTCTCTCACCATTTTCCAAAAGCAGTCTGACACAGCAAGACTTAAGTTCTTTGTTGTTACCTGGTGTGCTTTCAGCATAGATGTCCTGTAAAGACAGACAGCTATAGGAAACTATTCCATGCACACCCATGCTTCCTGGACCCCATTTTCTCTTCACAAGaagaaagctttgcttttttcttctcatcctctctctcatctctttctctctgctcaCTGACAGTGAGTATTAGGTAACAAGACTAGCTTTGTCACCTCAACAAGGTGCTTAATTTAAGCAGAATTCATCTCAAATAGCACTTCTGCACTGCAATCTTTGTAACATGTTCGACAAGAAAAACTAATGCTAGCATCTACCAGCACAGGCCCATTTTAGTAAAAGGAATAAATTTCAACATACTTCAACAACTtggaattttgaaaaaattCCTCTTCATACTCTTTAATAGATTCAATGCTTTCACTGCTGTttcctggagaaagaaaagagtgcTGCAACAGTTCTATTTAGACAGTTTTCTCTgctattaaagagaaaataagcagaGCCAGAGCTCTCTTTACCTTTTCCAGTAACAACTGCAAAATAACCCAAAGCTTTCATTGGGAAGAGTTTGCCTTCAATTATCTGCTGGATCTATGAAGATAAAGGATAAAAACACATGGTGAATTTTGCATAGAGATATTCTTTCCTTCAGTGCAGTTTTACAGCCAGCTGCATATGTATGTAAGCACAGATTACTCTAAGAAGCAGTTTGTCAAGGGACTGTAAGTTCTactgatatttaaaagaaaaaaaaataaaataaggcgGCATAAAACAAATAAGGCATAACATCACAAATCatgaaataaagtgaaaaagacCATCTGAGAATACCCTAAAGCCTTCTCAGCAGGTTCCACTTCCTGAGGTCACTTACATGAAAGTAATCACTACAAAAGCATGCTGTAGCAAAGCTGTAACTTGACTAAAATCATGTCACTGACCACCAAAAGCAAAGCCTAAGAGAGATTAAAACAGAAACCACTCCAAAAAAATCATATCAAATAGAGAAATAAGCACTCAAAAACTTCCAAGAAGATAAGAGAGGTCCAATATTTTTGACAGtctcaaacatttttctgtgtgtgacTTTAGCCATcataatatggaaaaaaaaaaaaaaggtttcaacTCACCCTGCTTGGGCTAGCCACATTTTTCTCAGCAAGATCAACTTTAGTCAGCACAAAAATCGTCCTTTTTCCTTGGGGATCCATTTGGCTGACTAGGTCTGTGACAATACTGCGTTCTGCATCCACTGATCCATCTAAAACAAACAGTTGTATTTTAGGGACTATATAAGGTGACTCACAGTACTGAAGATATGGTAGGCATCAAATAAGTTTCACATTACAActgtaaaacagtaaaattacaCATGTATTTAACTTTTGGTTACACACACTGAAAACTTGCTTTGTTCCCAGTATCATAAAAATTTCACTTAATTGTACTAGTATGAGTTCCCACCAAAACTAAAGGTTACACTATTTGCCAGCTTGTTCAAATATTAATCTCTTTCACCATCTGCTACCTCCAAAAGCACTTTTGTAGAAATCTTGAATTTGATTACTATCAccgttttctttttaatgataaaaatcTTATCAAAGCTTCTGCCGTCACAGACAGAAAAGATGCCTGAATTTACAGAGAGGCATTTCATAACATGCTGCTTTGTACACTGCATAAATTCCTtgcatggaaataaatatataaagtcAGGAATTTTCCAAAAGGAACGTAagaattagaattaaaaaaacaaacaaacaaaacaaaaaattgacACTTGGATATCCATCTAGATTCTTGTTACCTTGAATACAAAGGATGATGGCATTAGGATTCTGCATGTAGGCCTTGCTGATGCTGAAGATAGTTTCCTTTGTATCCGGAGCCATACCTGATGTCACAGTCTTTTATACAGAGATAtacatttaaaggaaagaagaaaacggaaagatataaaaaaggaaaaaacaaacattaaaacagTTAATGTTCTCAGTAATAACATTACTTGCAGatcttaaagattttttttaaaaactgcataCTTACACTAATGACTCCAGGTAAATCAACCAATACCATTCTCTG
The DNA window shown above is from Aythya fuligula isolate bAytFul2 chromosome 9, bAytFul2.pri, whole genome shotgun sequence and carries:
- the OPA1 gene encoding dynamin-like 120 kDa protein, mitochondrial isoform X4: MWRTRAAAACVICRSLAKSNYGIKRKSPLQNLHLVSRSIHHPYYPSSKFQRPPLRISIQQFSSLNRLPFRKTKLLNVKYGYQSYRNFWLARLASRLLRIRYIILGSAVGGGYTAKKTYDQWKDMMPDLDDYKWIVPDFIWELDEHIDFEKIIKALPDADDLAKLLPDFDKIGESFASLKGFFSPGSPGETAFRATDQGYDNDKQYKKVSDKEKIDQLQEELLRTQLKYQRMLERLEKENKELRKLVLQRDDKGIHQRKLKKSLIDMYSEVLDILSDYDASYNTQDHLPRVVVVGDQSAGKTSVLEMIAQARIFPRGSGEMMTRSPVKVTLSEGPHHVALFKDSSREFDLTKEEDLAALRNEIEIRMRNSVKEGCTVSTETISLSVKGPGLQRMVLVDLPGVISTVTSGMAPDTKETIFSISKAYMQNPNAIILCIQDGSVDAERSIVTDLVSQMDPQGKRTIFVLTKVDLAEKNVASPSRIQQIIEGKLFPMKALGYFAVVTGKGNSSESIESIKEYEEEFFQNSKLLKTSMLKAHQVTTKNLSLAVSDCFWKMVRESVEQQADAFKATRFNLETEWKNNYPRLRELDRNELFEKAKNEILDEVISLTQVTPKHWEEILQKTLWERVSTHVIENIYLPAAQTMNSGTFNTTVDIKLKQWTDKQLPNKAVEVAWETLQEEFSRFMTEPKGKEHDDIFDKLKQAVKEESIKRHKWNERAEDSLRVIQHNALEDRSISDKQQWDAAIHFMEETLQSRLKDTESVIEDMVGPDWKKRWMYWIGRTKEQNIRNETKNELEKLIKCNEEHAAYLANDEVTTVRKNLEARGITVDPCLIKDTWHQIYRRYFLKTALNHCNLCRRGFYYYQRHFVDSELECNDIVLFWRIQRMLAITANTLRQQLTNTEVRRLEKNVKEVLEDFAEDSEKKVKLLTGKRVQLAEDLKKVREIQEKLEAFIEALHQEK